Proteins encoded within one genomic window of Pontibacillus halophilus JSM 076056 = DSM 19796:
- a CDS encoding ZIP family metal transporter: MIDFFRELNPVMQAFIGTLFTWGMTAAGAALVFFVKGTNQKFLDSMLAFAGGVMIAASYWSLLAPGIEMAEEQGVPAYIPAVVGFLLGGALLLVVDKLIPRLENKQYMYGIGSSDARKRTTLLVFSVTLHNIPEGLAIGVAFGALANGFTESALAGAVALAIGIGIQNFPEGLAVSMPLHRDGMSKKKSFFYGQFSGMVEPISAVIGALAVIFIQPILPYALSFAAGAMIFVVAKEIIPGSQEKGNVELASISLMIGFAVMMTLDVALG, translated from the coding sequence ATGATTGATTTCTTTAGAGAACTAAATCCAGTAATGCAAGCATTCATCGGAACATTGTTTACATGGGGGATGACAGCTGCGGGTGCTGCGCTCGTTTTCTTCGTTAAAGGTACGAATCAGAAGTTTCTAGATAGCATGCTCGCCTTTGCAGGAGGAGTTATGATTGCAGCCAGCTACTGGTCCTTGCTTGCACCAGGAATTGAGATGGCAGAAGAGCAAGGGGTTCCAGCCTATATTCCTGCTGTAGTCGGCTTTCTACTTGGCGGGGCGTTATTGTTAGTAGTAGATAAATTAATTCCAAGACTTGAAAACAAACAATATATGTACGGAATCGGAAGTAGCGATGCTCGGAAACGGACGACGTTATTGGTATTCTCTGTTACCCTTCATAACATTCCTGAAGGCCTCGCCATTGGTGTTGCGTTCGGTGCCCTTGCGAACGGCTTCACTGAAAGTGCTCTTGCAGGTGCTGTTGCGTTGGCAATCGGAATTGGAATCCAGAACTTCCCTGAAGGTCTAGCTGTATCGATGCCGCTTCACCGTGATGGGATGTCTAAGAAGAAGAGTTTCTTCTACGGACAGTTCTCTGGGATGGTGGAACCGATCTCAGCGGTCATCGGTGCGTTAGCCGTTATCTTCATTCAACCGATCCTCCCTTATGCGCTTAGCTTTGCGGCTGGTGCGATGATCTTTGTTGTTGCGAAGGAAATTATCCCCGGCTCACAGGAGAAGGGGAACGTGGAGCTTGCATCGATTAGCCTGATGATCGGATTTGCTGTTATGATGACATTGGATGTGGCTTTAGGATAA
- a CDS encoding NAD-dependent epimerase/dehydratase family protein, whose amino-acid sequence MNILVLGGTVFVGRHIVEAAIERGHKVTLFNRGRTNQELFPQAEKLVGDRDSDVESLKNRDWDVVIDATGYTPDAVERTAKLLQQQVKQYVFISTISVYENFRKKHVEEDAPLAKLKEDRAEVNSETYGPLKAKAEEKVKEYFKTNHLIIRPGIVVGPDDPTDRFTYWVMRFQRGGQVLIPGERSRPLQWIDVRDLAEWTVRMTESKENGTYNAAGFEQELTMEKFVETLKELNPNAQENWIQDEFLLEHNVQPFKDLPLWLPKSEDYPYGFILVENKRAREKGLTFRSVENTVEATREWFESQSERTMVKVGLEPGKEADLIQRFSNHS is encoded by the coding sequence GTGAATATACTTGTATTAGGTGGCACTGTATTTGTTGGGCGCCACATAGTCGAGGCAGCGATTGAACGGGGTCACAAAGTTACGTTATTTAACAGAGGAAGAACCAATCAAGAGTTGTTCCCGCAAGCAGAGAAATTAGTAGGTGACCGCGATTCGGATGTAGAAAGTTTGAAGAATCGCGATTGGGATGTGGTTATTGATGCTACAGGTTATACACCTGATGCAGTAGAGCGGACAGCTAAGTTGCTCCAACAGCAAGTGAAGCAATATGTGTTCATCTCCACTATATCCGTGTATGAGAACTTTAGAAAGAAACATGTAGAGGAAGATGCTCCCCTTGCGAAATTAAAAGAGGATAGGGCAGAAGTGAACAGTGAGACATATGGTCCTTTAAAAGCAAAGGCAGAGGAAAAGGTGAAAGAATATTTTAAAACGAACCATCTCATTATTCGTCCAGGGATTGTAGTGGGGCCAGATGATCCAACGGACCGATTTACGTACTGGGTCATGAGGTTCCAAAGAGGCGGCCAGGTCCTCATCCCTGGTGAACGTTCACGTCCTTTGCAATGGATTGATGTACGTGATTTGGCTGAGTGGACCGTTAGAATGACAGAATCCAAAGAGAATGGGACGTACAATGCGGCAGGATTTGAACAAGAGTTGACGATGGAGAAGTTCGTTGAGACTTTGAAAGAACTGAATCCAAATGCTCAAGAAAATTGGATTCAAGATGAATTCTTGCTTGAGCACAATGTGCAACCTTTCAAGGACTTGCCACTATGGCTCCCGAAATCAGAGGATTATCCTTATGGCTTTATACTAGTAGAGAATAAGCGTGCGCGTGAAAAAGGGTTAACGTTCCGTTCTGTTGAGAACACGGTAGAAGCTACACGTGAATGGTTTGAGTCACAGTCGGAACGCACCATGGTTAAAGTTGGTTTAGAACCAGGCAAGGAAGCGGATCTCATTCAGCGATTCTCGAATCATTCATAA
- a CDS encoding aminoglycoside phosphotransferase family protein — MPNIMNRPIEKCLGDEVKNIEEISRGYSHDYKWHVTDEQGKSYFAKASSIKEMNEKKEMFELLEELYHQGVQLPKPINFISDEEQQVCVQLFEWIEGTEAERQITELSKENQYDLGVEAGKQLKAIHRLRKRDPKETWFDYRMDKYKRYQKRFKEVPDHVYAGIPVEGLENFIKKKAYLMTHRPVVFMHDDYHLSNLLVKDEHLAAIVDFDRYEWGDPHHEFYKLALFSSQQSPSFSTGQIHGYFEDDPLPEFWTRYSLYAAMVFKADLYWSYQMGDTHMEESRNRLLRILEDHDGFTRMQPKWFG, encoded by the coding sequence ATGCCAAATATCATGAATCGCCCAATTGAAAAATGTTTAGGGGATGAAGTAAAGAACATAGAGGAAATCTCACGAGGTTACTCACATGATTATAAGTGGCACGTCACGGACGAACAGGGGAAGAGCTACTTTGCGAAAGCAAGCTCAATAAAAGAAATGAATGAAAAGAAAGAGATGTTTGAGTTGTTGGAGGAGTTGTATCACCAAGGGGTACAACTGCCTAAACCGATCAACTTTATTTCAGATGAAGAACAACAAGTGTGTGTGCAGCTATTTGAATGGATTGAGGGGACGGAAGCTGAACGACAGATTACGGAGCTTTCCAAAGAGAACCAATATGATCTTGGGGTTGAAGCGGGTAAGCAGCTAAAGGCTATACACCGTCTAAGAAAGAGAGATCCAAAAGAAACGTGGTTTGATTATCGGATGGACAAATACAAACGATATCAGAAGCGTTTCAAGGAAGTTCCAGACCATGTTTATGCTGGGATTCCAGTAGAGGGGTTAGAGAACTTTATAAAGAAGAAAGCTTATTTGATGACCCATCGTCCCGTTGTATTTATGCACGATGATTATCATTTATCAAACCTACTTGTGAAAGATGAACACCTTGCGGCCATCGTTGATTTTGATCGCTACGAGTGGGGAGACCCACATCATGAATTCTACAAATTAGCGCTGTTTTCTAGTCAGCAAAGCCCGTCTTTCTCAACAGGTCAGATTCACGGTTACTTTGAAGACGACCCTTTACCTGAATTCTGGACGCGTTATTCCCTTTATGCGGCGATGGTGTTTAAAGCTGATTTATATTGGTCGTACCAGATGGGGGACACCCATATGGAAGAGAGCCGAAACCGATTGCTCCGCATACTAGAAGACCATGATGGTTTCACAAGGATGCAACCCAAATGGTTTGGATAA
- a CDS encoding flavodoxin family protein, with the protein MSNMKALFLNASLKGSDHQSNTQALAEEVFNHFRELNVEVETIRIADYRLAYGVDYDLGEGDQWPQLFERVKVADIVIVGTPLWLGEKSSVASLLMERLYGSTGVTNEEGQPVYYNKVAGTIITGNEDGAKQAARSILYGMSHIGFTIPPNVDTYWVGEAGPGASFIEAGGRQNEFTTGHAKMLAYNMTHMARILKENPIPADGNV; encoded by the coding sequence ATGTCGAATATGAAAGCACTATTCCTGAACGCTTCTTTAAAGGGGAGCGATCACCAATCTAATACACAGGCATTAGCAGAAGAAGTGTTTAATCATTTCCGAGAGTTAAATGTTGAAGTGGAAACCATCCGTATAGCCGATTATCGGTTAGCGTACGGTGTGGATTATGATCTTGGAGAAGGAGATCAATGGCCACAGTTATTTGAACGAGTTAAAGTAGCAGATATAGTCATTGTGGGAACGCCGTTATGGCTTGGTGAGAAAAGCAGTGTAGCCTCATTATTAATGGAACGTCTTTATGGCAGTACCGGCGTCACGAACGAAGAAGGGCAGCCGGTTTACTACAATAAAGTTGCTGGAACAATTATTACAGGTAATGAAGACGGGGCAAAGCAAGCTGCTCGATCGATTCTATATGGAATGTCCCATATTGGCTTTACTATTCCTCCTAATGTCGATACGTACTGGGTAGGAGAAGCTGGACCTGGAGCATCCTTCATCGAAGCAGGGGGACGTCAAAATGAGTTTACGACAGGACACGCGAAGATGCTTGCGTACAATATGACGCATATGGCGAGAATTCTAAAAGAAAATCCGATTCCAGCTGATGGAAACGTATAA
- a CDS encoding YkvA family protein: MRFFRRIRFLFRFHKSIPFLKDFFLSKEVKNVNKVISVGLIIGYFLLPLDLIPDVIAFFGILDDVAIFTFILQQIVKMAPQQLKEKHDVE, encoded by the coding sequence ATGAGGTTTTTTCGAAGAATCCGATTCTTGTTTCGTTTTCATAAATCCATTCCCTTTTTGAAAGATTTCTTCCTATCTAAAGAAGTAAAGAACGTCAATAAAGTCATTTCTGTTGGCCTCATCATTGGGTATTTCCTACTTCCGCTTGATTTGATTCCAGATGTAATTGCTTTCTTTGGAATCTTAGATGATGTGGCTATCTTCACCTTTATTCTACAACAAATCGTAAAGATGGCTCCTCAACAGTTGAAAGAGAAGCATGATGTCGAATAA
- a CDS encoding aldehyde dehydrogenase family protein, translating to MNADKFTKQYINGEWMNGSSEKTIENVNPYSEETINVIQSANKEDLDHAYKSAEVAQKEWQSLLPAKQQAYFESLLKVMRENKEEIIDWLVKESGSTRIKSQVEFNAAFAVVKESMSFPTRMEGTIIPSNVPGKNNFVHRGPKGVVGVIGPWNFPFHLALRSIAPAIATGNTVVVKPASDTPITSGLLIAELFEQAGFPKGVVNVVVGRGSEIGDEFVTHETPKVISFTGSTEVGSHIGELAGKHIKETALELGGNNAMLVLEDANIDQAVEAAAFGKFLHQGQICMSLNRMIIHENVYDEFVDKFTKKIQGLKFGDPSEQDTVVGPVINRDAVERIEKDVEESIQQGAEKLVSGETKGNLMAPTVLGNVTGDMPIAKNEIFGPVAALMKVGSEEEAIEEANNSIYGLSGSVFTEDRFRGMEVAKRIETGMIHINDQSVNDESHVAFGGEKQSGIGRFNGEWALDKFTTVKWISVQSEYRQYPF from the coding sequence ATGAACGCGGATAAATTCACGAAGCAATATATAAATGGAGAGTGGATGAACGGCTCCAGTGAGAAAACGATTGAGAACGTCAATCCATATTCTGAAGAAACAATTAATGTGATTCAATCAGCAAACAAGGAAGATTTAGACCATGCATATAAGAGTGCGGAGGTCGCACAAAAAGAATGGCAATCCTTGCTCCCTGCAAAGCAACAAGCTTACTTTGAATCGTTACTTAAAGTCATGCGAGAGAATAAAGAAGAGATTATTGATTGGCTTGTTAAAGAATCTGGAAGTACAAGGATTAAATCTCAAGTTGAATTCAATGCGGCCTTTGCTGTAGTGAAGGAATCCATGTCCTTCCCAACGCGTATGGAAGGAACCATTATTCCCTCAAACGTACCTGGTAAGAACAACTTTGTTCACCGCGGTCCTAAAGGCGTTGTAGGGGTAATTGGACCATGGAATTTCCCATTCCACTTAGCACTTCGCTCCATTGCACCAGCAATTGCAACAGGGAATACGGTTGTTGTAAAGCCTGCGTCTGATACACCGATTACATCAGGACTCTTAATCGCTGAATTATTTGAACAAGCAGGCTTCCCTAAAGGTGTCGTGAATGTCGTGGTAGGGCGCGGTTCTGAAATTGGTGATGAATTTGTTACACATGAAACACCGAAAGTAATCTCATTCACCGGCTCTACAGAAGTTGGCAGCCATATTGGTGAATTAGCTGGGAAGCACATTAAAGAAACAGCGCTCGAGCTAGGTGGGAATAACGCTATGCTTGTGCTAGAAGATGCTAATATTGACCAAGCTGTCGAAGCAGCTGCCTTCGGTAAGTTCCTTCACCAAGGTCAGATTTGTATGTCGTTGAACAGAATGATCATTCACGAGAACGTTTACGACGAATTTGTAGATAAATTCACGAAGAAAATACAAGGCTTAAAATTTGGCGATCCATCTGAACAAGATACGGTAGTCGGTCCGGTTATTAACCGTGATGCAGTTGAACGCATTGAAAAGGATGTTGAAGAAAGTATCCAACAAGGTGCAGAAAAGCTCGTAAGTGGCGAGACGAAGGGCAATCTAATGGCTCCAACTGTACTTGGCAATGTTACAGGTGATATGCCGATTGCTAAGAATGAAATCTTCGGACCAGTTGCTGCGTTGATGAAAGTTGGAAGTGAAGAAGAAGCAATTGAGGAAGCGAACAATTCAATCTACGGCTTAAGCGGCTCTGTATTTACAGAAGACCGATTCAGAGGTATGGAAGTGGCGAAACGAATCGAGACGGGTATGATTCACATTAACGACCAGTCTGTTAACGATGAAAGCCATGTAGCCTTTGGTGGAGAGAAACAGTCCGGCATTGGACGCTTCAACGGAGAGTGGGCACTTGATAAATTCACTACAGTGAAGTGGATTAGTGTTCAAAGCGAATACCGCCAATATCCGTTTTAA
- a CDS encoding GNAT family N-acetyltransferase: protein MGVNWHIRSYSQLTVEELHMIIKERVNVFVVEQQCPYPEVDGADPEAIHIWMEDEGQLAAYCRIFRGGVRYDKASIGRTLVTQGYRGRGYGRLVFQEGINQIKNLFGERCIQIQAQAYLKSFYESFGFQAISETYLDDGIPHIDMVIN, encoded by the coding sequence ATGGGTGTGAATTGGCACATTAGAAGCTATAGCCAACTAACTGTAGAGGAACTACATATGATTATCAAAGAGCGGGTCAATGTCTTCGTCGTTGAGCAGCAATGTCCGTATCCAGAAGTAGATGGAGCCGACCCTGAGGCTATTCATATATGGATGGAAGACGAAGGACAATTAGCTGCTTATTGTAGAATCTTCAGAGGCGGGGTACGTTATGACAAAGCCTCAATAGGGAGGACGTTGGTGACACAAGGCTATCGGGGAAGAGGATACGGCCGACTTGTGTTTCAAGAAGGAATAAATCAAATTAAGAATCTATTTGGAGAACGTTGTATTCAAATACAAGCACAAGCATACTTAAAATCTTTTTATGAGTCATTCGGTTTTCAGGCAATTAGTGAGACGTATTTAGATGATGGTATCCCACACATAGATATGGTCATCAACTAG
- a CDS encoding DUF2254 domain-containing protein, with amino-acid sequence MLRRILPSPIYEYLNMSKRRRKHELQMNIWFMPAIYIAISTLLVVATLLLDLYVDISQYTPNLFQSQASLTRVLVSSLIGAILTLSAYTLNSILIVLTTFSGQFSPRLLLNFISDRKTQHILGIFNGSFVYVLFVFLFISNQADETFVAVPVSTVLLAFVCAVTFIYFINHATTWMQVHNITLNMRNVSERMLKNSLEKEMAPLRTNDSLGQEEQLHNHNWTTLYTHKTGYVQLVDFKQMVEEAKKDDLIIRLEAPIGKWLLRGNPLLSYQWNTSSEIDERKYQSLIDIGHKQTEIQDIEHGLNKLSEVGIKALGNDDPKTAANVINQLSDLLLTISTLMSKNPYLVDENEQLRVIVPESSFEYYLYKGFGYIRHYATGNVPIITDIISSLTCLAKSIHPSFHQCIWELACNTTSGFTNMHIYELDERYLLRSLEELAEVTNNLDHFYQVKNSIQSTPA; translated from the coding sequence ATGCTTCGCCGTATCTTACCGAGCCCTATTTATGAATACTTAAACATGTCTAAACGCAGACGAAAGCATGAACTTCAAATGAACATATGGTTCATGCCTGCCATCTACATAGCTATTTCAACGTTACTCGTAGTCGCTACACTACTCCTTGACCTTTATGTGGATATCTCTCAATACACGCCTAACCTGTTCCAGTCACAAGCATCTCTTACCCGCGTGTTGGTCAGTAGTTTAATTGGAGCGATCCTTACACTAAGCGCATACACCCTGAACTCAATATTAATCGTGTTAACCACATTCAGCGGCCAATTTTCCCCGCGTCTTCTGCTGAACTTTATATCCGACCGGAAAACACAACATATATTAGGTATTTTCAATGGTAGCTTCGTCTATGTGTTATTTGTGTTTCTATTCATTAGTAACCAAGCAGATGAAACGTTCGTAGCCGTTCCAGTCAGCACCGTACTACTTGCTTTCGTCTGTGCTGTGACGTTTATTTACTTTATCAATCATGCTACAACGTGGATGCAGGTTCATAACATCACATTAAATATGAGAAATGTCTCTGAGCGTATGCTCAAGAATTCGTTAGAGAAGGAGATGGCACCTCTACGAACAAACGATTCACTCGGCCAAGAAGAACAACTCCATAATCACAATTGGACAACTCTTTATACACATAAGACGGGTTATGTTCAGTTGGTCGACTTTAAACAGATGGTCGAAGAAGCGAAGAAAGATGATCTTATCATTCGATTGGAAGCGCCAATCGGCAAATGGCTATTACGAGGGAATCCACTCCTCTCGTATCAGTGGAATACCTCCTCTGAAATTGACGAACGGAAATACCAGTCGCTGATTGATATTGGGCATAAGCAAACGGAAATTCAAGACATTGAGCACGGCTTAAACAAACTATCGGAAGTCGGAATTAAAGCATTAGGAAATGACGACCCGAAGACAGCCGCTAACGTGATTAACCAATTGTCCGATTTGCTACTGACAATCTCAACGCTTATGTCGAAGAATCCTTACTTAGTGGATGAGAACGAACAACTCCGTGTCATCGTCCCAGAGAGTTCATTTGAATATTACTTGTATAAAGGATTTGGTTATATTCGCCATTATGCAACTGGCAATGTCCCAATCATTACAGACATCATATCGTCCCTCACATGTCTAGCTAAATCTATTCATCCAAGCTTCCACCAATGCATTTGGGAACTCGCTTGTAATACAACAAGTGGATTCACGAACATGCACATCTATGAACTGGATGAACGTTATTTATTGCGTAGCTTAGAGGAATTGGCTGAAGTGACAAATAATCTCGACCACTTCTATCAAGTAAAGAACAGCATTCAGTCTACACCAGCATAA
- a CDS encoding small, acid-soluble spore protein, alpha/beta type, with the protein MQNGYNGNLLSRDALKVGGRIGVMIKEMIQLSRQTLKKGNH; encoded by the coding sequence ATACAAAACGGATACAATGGAAACCTCTTGTCTAGGGATGCTTTGAAAGTGGGTGGGCGGATTGGGGTTATGATTAAAGAAATGATCCAACTATCTCGACAGACCCTTAAGAAGGGAAATCATTAA
- a CDS encoding MMPL family transporter, which translates to MDKMASALIKSNKWLLSIWVIIFVAFGYYALDLPSKLEGDGFRTTGEYEEVEDTLNDKFDFPTSTILLLFEDQNIDDWEEDIQNVLTEMKEVQSIETVLSPLEDDTMMDGKVAYAALHLEEEATDKKRIIEDVRSIADSYKGVAVTGEPVISEDINKASQDDLKTAELIGLPVALLMLLFAFGSVVASLVPILVGGITVVTALGVLTLIGEQMNLSVFLLNVVPMIGLALSIDFALLFINRYREELANHNSTAAIRTTIVTAGRSILFSAMCVFIGLGAMMVIQVDIFQTIALGGMVVVFIAVLSALTLLPSILYLLGGNINKWRVLKVKDQSVGRWRTFAKWVMKRPIVLTVVSVIVLGIGILPIQQMNLSIPTISALPDSYESRSAYETIEETFLSPEESQVFLLAERNGDWTEEDGLSQWEDLKQEIEEEPLVSEVATLFSTTELSSSDEAFLALQQDDTKAQLQPVLDRFIQEGTLLLPVTIDVKADTEEAQQLVRDWKDKDFGVTVRIGGQPKFNQEIYDEIYNNLWLSIAIILVSTFTILMLAFRSILIPLKAILMNILGLTSTFGILVLVFQNGLFGLPEADIALMLPVLVFSLVFGLSMDYEVFLISRIHEYYVETKDNHYATVEGLANTSKIITSAALIMIVITGAFAFTNVMPVKQIGIGIAIAIFIDATIIRLLLVPSLMKLLGSLNWWFPFKKKSASSIKSKSQTP; encoded by the coding sequence ATGGACAAGATGGCATCCGCCCTTATTAAATCAAACAAATGGCTACTATCAATATGGGTCATCATTTTCGTGGCGTTCGGATATTATGCATTAGACCTCCCTTCAAAACTTGAAGGAGATGGATTTCGCACTACGGGGGAATATGAGGAAGTTGAAGACACCTTAAACGACAAATTCGACTTTCCGACCTCTACAATCTTACTGCTCTTTGAAGACCAGAACATCGATGATTGGGAGGAAGACATTCAGAACGTTCTTACAGAGATGAAAGAAGTTCAATCCATTGAAACTGTGTTATCTCCATTAGAAGACGACACGATGATGGACGGGAAAGTCGCTTATGCCGCCCTTCATTTAGAAGAAGAGGCTACAGATAAGAAGAGAATCATTGAAGACGTCCGTTCTATTGCAGATTCATACAAAGGCGTAGCTGTTACAGGCGAACCCGTAATTTCAGAAGACATTAATAAGGCTAGTCAAGATGACTTGAAAACGGCTGAACTTATTGGCTTACCTGTTGCTTTACTTATGTTGCTGTTCGCCTTTGGAAGTGTCGTTGCTTCACTTGTGCCGATTTTAGTTGGGGGCATAACGGTCGTGACTGCCTTGGGTGTGCTGACACTCATAGGAGAGCAAATGAATTTATCCGTGTTCTTGCTGAATGTCGTTCCTATGATTGGACTTGCATTAAGCATTGATTTCGCGCTTCTCTTTATCAACCGTTACCGTGAGGAGCTTGCTAATCACAATTCGACTGCTGCCATTCGTACGACCATTGTCACGGCGGGACGCTCAATCTTATTCTCAGCTATGTGTGTATTCATCGGATTAGGGGCGATGATGGTCATTCAAGTGGATATCTTCCAGACGATCGCTTTAGGGGGCATGGTGGTTGTCTTTATCGCTGTATTAAGCGCGTTAACACTTCTCCCGTCTATCCTGTACTTACTCGGTGGGAACATTAATAAATGGCGCGTCCTTAAAGTGAAAGACCAATCGGTTGGTCGATGGAGGACATTTGCGAAATGGGTGATGAAGCGTCCAATTGTGCTAACCGTCGTTTCTGTCATAGTGCTTGGAATCGGAATCTTACCTATTCAGCAAATGAACTTATCCATTCCAACCATCTCTGCTTTGCCTGATAGCTATGAATCCCGGTCCGCCTATGAAACGATTGAAGAGACCTTCTTAAGTCCAGAGGAAAGCCAAGTCTTCTTACTTGCTGAGCGTAACGGTGATTGGACAGAGGAAGATGGGTTATCTCAATGGGAAGATCTAAAGCAAGAAATTGAGGAGGAACCGCTTGTAAGCGAGGTTGCGACTTTATTCTCAACAACTGAGTTATCGTCGAGTGATGAAGCATTTCTTGCCTTGCAACAAGATGACACGAAGGCACAGCTTCAACCCGTGCTGGACCGGTTCATACAAGAAGGAACATTGCTTCTTCCTGTCACAATTGACGTTAAAGCGGATACGGAAGAAGCGCAGCAACTTGTTCGAGATTGGAAGGACAAAGACTTTGGCGTAACTGTACGGATTGGAGGACAGCCGAAATTCAACCAAGAAATCTATGACGAGATTTACAACAACCTATGGCTGAGTATCGCTATTATTCTCGTATCTACGTTTACCATACTCATGCTTGCGTTTCGTTCAATTCTCATTCCGCTTAAAGCAATCCTTATGAATATATTAGGACTTACCTCTACCTTTGGAATTCTTGTACTCGTCTTTCAGAATGGACTGTTCGGGCTTCCTGAGGCAGATATTGCGCTTATGCTTCCAGTTCTCGTATTCAGCCTCGTGTTTGGGTTAAGTATGGACTATGAAGTGTTCTTAATTTCTAGAATTCATGAGTATTATGTTGAAACGAAAGACAATCACTACGCCACTGTAGAAGGACTCGCCAACACGAGTAAGATTATTACCTCTGCTGCTTTAATTATGATTGTCATTACTGGGGCTTTTGCGTTTACGAATGTTATGCCAGTGAAGCAGATTGGAATTGGGATTGCCATTGCAATCTTTATTGATGCCACCATCATCCGCTTGCTTCTTGTACCGAGTTTAATGAAGTTATTGGGCTCATTGAACTGGTGGTTCCCATTCAAGAAGAAATCAGCCTCTTCCATTAAATCAAAGAGTCAAACTCCGTAA
- a CDS encoding DoxX family protein, with product MFKKIGLYVFVLFFILAGVFHFTAMEGFRAMLPEWVPARTFLVYATGVAEWVLAVLLLLPTTREQAGKWTAIYLVVIFPANIYAAVVGVPAPGSEDVNRTLLWVRILFQPVLIGWVLAVSKEKKSR from the coding sequence ATGTTTAAGAAAATCGGATTATACGTATTTGTCCTCTTCTTTATCCTGGCTGGCGTGTTCCATTTCACGGCTATGGAAGGATTTCGGGCGATGTTGCCTGAGTGGGTGCCTGCTCGAACATTTCTCGTCTATGCAACAGGTGTAGCGGAGTGGGTACTGGCTGTGCTTCTACTTCTTCCAACTACGAGAGAGCAAGCCGGGAAATGGACGGCCATTTATTTGGTGGTCATCTTCCCAGCGAATATTTATGCAGCGGTTGTCGGAGTGCCAGCACCTGGGTCAGAAGATGTGAATCGTACGTTGCTATGGGTAAGGATATTATTCCAACCCGTGCTAATAGGGTGGGTGCTTGCCGTCTCAAAAGAAAAAAAGAGCAGGTAA
- a CDS encoding SDR family oxidoreductase has translation MDRQHLQTEGQPRQEQQRQPGYEGPMNPSPLQADEDYQSGNKLKGKVALITGADSGIGRSVAIGYAKEGADVAISYLDEHEDAEETKRKVEAEGRKAILLPGDVGDEQVASDIIDQTIDQLGQLDILVNNAAEQHPTDDLLNISAEQLEKTFRTNVYSMFYTTKAAIPHLKPGSSIINTASINPYVGNPELVDYTSTKGAVVAFTRSMAKQLVNKGIRVNGVAPGPIWTPLIPATFSEEEVEQFGTNTLMGRPGQPVEHVGSYVLLASDDSSYMTGQFIHINGGMFTSS, from the coding sequence ATGGATCGCCAGCATCTCCAAACTGAAGGACAACCAAGACAGGAACAACAACGCCAACCAGGTTACGAAGGACCAATGAATCCAAGCCCGCTTCAGGCGGATGAAGACTATCAAAGTGGCAACAAGTTAAAAGGGAAGGTTGCGCTCATTACAGGAGCGGACAGCGGAATCGGACGCTCTGTAGCGATTGGCTATGCGAAAGAAGGCGCAGACGTTGCAATCTCCTACTTAGACGAACACGAAGATGCTGAGGAAACAAAACGAAAAGTTGAAGCAGAAGGAAGAAAAGCCATCTTGTTACCTGGGGACGTAGGTGACGAACAAGTGGCTTCAGACATTATTGATCAAACGATTGATCAATTGGGTCAACTTGATATTCTTGTTAATAATGCTGCTGAACAGCATCCAACTGATGATTTATTAAATATTTCTGCTGAACAGTTAGAGAAAACGTTCAGAACAAATGTATACTCCATGTTCTATACAACGAAAGCAGCGATTCCACACTTGAAGCCAGGAAGCTCGATTATCAATACCGCTTCCATCAACCCTTATGTAGGTAATCCAGAGCTCGTGGACTACACATCTACTAAAGGAGCTGTTGTAGCCTTCACCCGCTCGATGGCGAAGCAATTAGTGAATAAAGGGATTCGTGTGAACGGGGTAGCACCTGGCCCAATCTGGACGCCACTTATCCCAGCCACATTCTCTGAAGAGGAAGTTGAGCAGTTTGGAACAAACACGCTCATGGGTCGACCAGGACAGCCTGTAGAACACGTAGGCAGCTATGTGCTCTTGGCGTCCGATGATTCCTCTTACATGACTGGACAATTCATCCACATTAACGGTGGTATGTTCACATCTAGCTAA